Proteins from a genomic interval of Syngnathus typhle isolate RoL2023-S1 ecotype Sweden linkage group LG15, RoL_Styp_1.0, whole genome shotgun sequence:
- the ncbp3 gene encoding nuclear cap-binding protein subunit 3 produces the protein MAATRSSRLAVKSDSGSDRSDSESDSESEKDAREAEPMEVEQSELEAEDISINRSVKPLLPDTGRRYENKAGAFITGIDVNSKEAIEKKEKRARRFHFHGEVSTTQRNVFLDKDAVKKAIPKVRMEAVHIMGVDDMSTQDIFGYFKEYPPAHIEWIDDTSCNVVWLDDNTAIRAFINTSRMPDPHDVITNTESDTQTDKPSKSRRGSDDGDEEEEAEVDDEAKKSNEESVKDSEGEEENALEASQGNDLSRAERESLLNNDLRPAIKPFKGNKILLRFATEDDKKELGAARRSRYYMKYGNPNYGGMRGILSNSWKRRFHNRRGQRDGKSKKPLIGDSMGHTPPYTHRHSADLVNLPEEPIKEEEEEDEEDYGDEDMDSDDRVVEFKEKGNKVAPSSRPQLTGPRSRLQRSPSPWSESDEMDYDLELKMISTPSPKKSKKMTMYADELEGELKSIRNRVGGSASQSRAKSPSPSKVTDVRQLLEEKRQGLSQHRQHPPAVNSGKTDVRQRLGKRRYSPERGRSDSPVSPRDVPPPAREAVSDVHRRLGVASGDRGHSSKSSKDRKTSSLWSRLGDKEEKTRSREPEPRGGSSGMFLSSRRSRRRRGSRTEKEGVEEDDSTLQKVWGAMIKKKQERLSHKMKKSRLDNLPSLQIEISRDSSEDSDA, from the exons ATGGCGGCGACGCGCAGCTCGCGGCTGGCGGTGAAATCGGACAGCGGCTCTGACCGCTCCGACTCAGAGTCGGACTCTGAGTCCGAAAAGGATGCCCGCGAAGCCGAACCCATGGAGGTGGAGCAGAGCGAGCTGGAGGCTGAAGACATCTCCATCAACCGGTCGGTGAAGCCTCTGCTGCCG GATACGGGCAGGCGCTATGAGAACAAAGCAGGAGCATTCATCACTGGGATTGATGTCAATTCAAAG GAGGCGATTGAGAAGAAAGAGAAGCGAGCGAGGCGTTTCCATTTCCATGGAGAGGTGAGCACCACTCAGCGGAACGTTTTCCTGGATAAAGATGCTGTTAAGAAAG CCATCCCCAAAGTGCGTATGGAGGCCGTCCACATCATGGGTGTTgatgacatgagcacacaggacATCTTTGGGTACTTTAAGGAATATCCCCCTGCGCACATTGAGTGGATTGACGACACTTCCT GCAATGTGGTTTGGCTCGATGACAACACGGCCATCAGGGCGTTCATCAACACCAGCCGCATGCCCGACCCACACGATGTCATCACAAATACGGAGAGCGACACCCAGACGGACAAGCCCAGCAAAA GTCGTCGAGGGTCAGATGACGGcgacgaagaagaagaggcgGAGGTGGACGATGAGGCGAAGAAGAGCAACGAGGAAAGCGTGAAAGACAGCGAAGGGGAAGAGGAAAACGCGTTGGAGGCTAGTCAg GGGAACGACTTGTCACGAGCCGAGAGAGAATCGCTGCTGAATAATGACTTGCGTCCTGCCATCAAGCCCTTTAAAGGAAACAAGATCCTTCTTCGCTTTGCCACCGAAG ATGACAAGAAGGAGCTGGGTGCCGCCCGGCGCAGTCGGTACTACATGAAGTATGGAAATCCCAACTACGGAGGCATGAGGGGAATTCTCAGCAACTCCTG GAAGAGAAGGTTCCACAACCGGCGCGGCCAGCGAGACGGCAAGAGCAAGAAACCTCTCATTGGAGACAGCATGGGACACACTCCACCATACACACATCGACATTCcg CCGACCTGGTCAACCTGCCTGAGGAGCCcatcaaggaggaggaggaagaggacgaggaaGACTACGGCGACGAGGACATGGACTCAGATGACCGAGTGGTAGAGTTCAAAGAGAAAGGAAACAAGGTCGCCCCGTCCTCGCGGCCTCAACTGACCGGGCCCCggagcaggctgcagcgctcGCCGTCCCCGTGGTCTGAATCGGACGAGATGGACTATGATCTGGAGCTGAAAATGATCTCAACGCCATCGCCTAAAAAGAGCAAGAAGATGACCATGTACGCAGATGAGCTGGAAGGGGAACTGAAGAGCATCAG AAACAGGGTAGGAGGGTCCGCATCACAAAGCAGAGCCAAGTCTCCGTCACCCTCCAAGGTGACTGACGTGCGGCAGCTGCTCGAGGAGAAGAGACAGGGACTGTCTCAGCATAGACAGCACCCCCCAGCAGTCAACAGCGGGAAAACAG ATGTCCGACAGCGGCTTGGGAAGAGGCGCTACTCACCCGAAAGGGGCCGCTCTGACTCTCCCGTCTCCCCGAGAGATGTGCCTCCCCCCGCCAGAGAAGCAGTCAGTGACGTTCACCGTCGACTGGGCGTTGCCAGCGGGGACAGAGGCCACTCATCCAAGTCATCCAAAGACAGAAAGACAA GCAGCCTATGGAGCCGACTGGGCGACAAAGAGGAAAAGACGCGAAGTCGCGAGCCTGAGCCAAGGGGCGGGTCGTCTGGGATGTTCTTGTCTTCGCGCCGCAGCAGGAGACGCCGAGGTAGCAGAACAGAGAAGGAAGGCGTGGAAGAGGATGACTCCACGCTGCAGAAGGTGTGGGGCGCCATGATCAAGAAGAAGCAGGAGCGTCTCAGCCACAAGATGAAGAAGAGCCGGCTGGACAACCTGCCGTCGTTGCAGATTGAGATCAGCCGGGACAGCAGCGAGGACTCGGACGCTTGA